From Strix aluco isolate bStrAlu1 chromosome 33, bStrAlu1.hap1, whole genome shotgun sequence:
ccccccccgccccccatcccTCAACTGCCTCTGGGGGTCCCAGTGCCCCAACATCCCACAGGTGTCCCCCCAGACCCTCAATTGTCCCCTAAGTGGGTCTCAActgcttcccccaccccccaattcCCCCCCAACTGCCCCCGACGAGGCCCCAAATGCCCCTCCAGACCCCGAGTGCCCTTTAAAGGGGTCTCATGTGCCCCCTGGGTCCTCAACTGCCCCCCAACGTCCTTCCCAACCCCCAACTACCCGTTCAGACCCccaactgccccccccccagccccgtctCTCACCCCCCACCGCCCGAGACCTCAACCCCTAACGCCTGGGTCCTCTCCACATCACCCTCCCCCCTAAATAAACGTGCACAGCGAGTGGGGCCGCATCTTTATTGGGGGGGCCGGAGGAGGGAGGGCACGTGCGAGGCCGCACGAGCGCTCGTGCGAGGGTTGCACGAGGGCCCACAGGGTCCGTGTGAGGCCTGTGCAAGGGTTGCACGAGGCAGCGTGAGGTCACACGAGGCTGCGTGAGGATGCACGAGGCACCCCCAGGCCCCATGCAAAGCCCCAGCACGACCTCGGGAAGCTTCGCCGGGCCTGTGCGAGGTGCCGCCAGCCTCGTGCGAGGCCTCGTGCGAGGCAGGAGCTCACTTGTAGAGGATGTCATAGTGGCCAGGGCGGTAGAGGAGGCAGACGCGGGGCTGGGAGCCCTCGGGGAAGACGTGGGGGTTGGTGGCACCGCCCTCCCCCCGGTCCATGTATTCCACCAGGATGGAGACGTGCAAGGCTCGTGCGAGGGCGATGATGTGGATGTGGTCACTCTCCTTGCACATGGGTTCTACCTCCTGTAAGGGGAAAAGGGGGTGAGGGGGTGTGCGAAGGGCACGAGAGGGCAGCGGGGGCATGCAAGGGCACTCGGAGGCCGTGCAAGGGCAGCGTGAGGCTGTGCAAAGCTGTGGGAGAGACGTGCACGGACTACTGGAGGCTGCGCAATGGCGTGCGAGGGCCGTGCAAGGCTGAGTGAGCATCGTGCAGGGGCAACCAGAGGCTGTAAAAGGCTGTGCAAAGCTGTGCAAGAGCAGTGCAAACCTACGAGAGGGCTGTGCAAGGGCCACTGGAGGCTGGGTGAGGCTGTGCAAATGCCATTAGGAGCCGTGCAAAGCCGTGCCACAGCAGCGTGAGGGTGCGCGCAACCGTGCAAGGGCCATcggaggctgtgcaaggctgtaCGATGCCACACAAGGGCCACAAGAGACCGTACAGGACCCCATGAAGCTGCATAAGGGTGCTGGGAGGCAGCGTGAGGCTGTGCGAGGCTCCATGATGCCATGCAAGGGCCTCGGGATGCGAGGTGAGACCCGTGCAAAGCTTGTGCGAGACCAAGGGGCAGCATGAGGCTGTGCAAGTTTGCACAAGGCTGCGAGACGGCACGCGAAGGCCAGGAGGCCTCGCAAGGACCATGTGAAGCTGCGTGAGGGTGCCGGGAGGCAGCGTGAGGCCCATGTGAGGCCTGTGCGATGCTCGCCTGAGGCCGTGCAAATCCGTGCAAAGCTGCAAGATGCCACACAAGAGACCCCGCGAGGACCCTGCGAAGCCACGCAGGGGCCCCAGAGGGTGTTGCGAGACCCGTGCGAGGCTGCGCGATGCCACACAAGGGCCACGCAAAGCTGCGTGAGGGTGCTGGGAGGCGGCGCGTGGCCCGTGCGAGGCCCCGACCTGCTGGCAGAACTCCTTGATGCTGCGGCCGCCCTCCAGGAACTGCTCGAAGAAGCGGCGGTGGCGCTGGAGGCAGCCGGAGGTCAGCAGGCGCAGGTAGACCACCAGGTAGTCGGAGGTGCTGGGCTCGTTGAAGGCCGCCAGCAGCTCCGGCAGCGGCACGCGGCGCTCCACCCGCTCGATCAGCTCCATGAACTGCCGGGAACACGCGTGTCAGGGGACCTGTGGGGTTACCTGCGCCGTCACGGGGCACACGCGCCATCGTGGGGTCACACGCGGGGTCACACATGCAGTCGCGGGGTCACGTGCACCGTCACGGGATCACGTCCCCCCATGCCCCTGCGTCCCGTGCCCCCCCATCCCACGTCCCCCGCGtcccgtccccgtgtccccaccgTGTTGTGGAAGTCCTCGATGGTGAACTCGGTGAACCCCTgtgccaccagctcctccttgctGCGGGCGGAGACCTCCTTGAACCTGGGGGGGGACCCGGGCGTCTGGAGGGGGACTCAGGCAtccaggcagggacagggacaagggGGGCCCAGGGGCTTGGGGGGGACACGCAGGCATCTGTGGGTTGGGAGGGGACAAGGGGGGCCCCGGGGGCTTGGGGGGGACACCCAGGCATCCCAGGAGGGACTCAGGtgtctggggcgggggggggtggacTCAGGCATCCAGGGGTTGGGAGGGGGCAAGGGGCACccagggggcaggggggggcacaCCCGGGGGGCCCAGGCACCCAGAGGGGGGACCCGGGGGACTCGGGCGGGTGCACGGGGGGTCCCGGCCGCGGCGCACCGCTGCAGCTCCTGTCCGTCCTCCAGCAGAGCCTCCAGGTGGGCGAAGCCGAAGGCTCGGTAGAAGCAGTTCCCGTCCGGCCGCGTCTTCCGGATGTAGGAATACTTCTGGAGCAGGTCCTGGGGGGACACGGTCAgatgggggggacatggggacacctcGGGGGCACAGAGACACCCCAGGGGACATGATGCCCTTTAAGGCTCCCAGTGCCATACTGGTATCCCAGAGCTGATCCCAGTGCCACAGCGGTGCCTTAAAGGTGCTCCCAATCCCAAACTGGGACCCTTTAAAGCCTCCCAGGGCCACACTGGCATCCTCCTAAAGGCTCCCAGTTCCATGCTGGTGCCCACCTTGATCTTCTGCTGGTAGATGTGGTCATCCTCAGCGTACTCCTTGTAAAGCACCGCCAGCTCCAGCCGCTCCGACACCAGTGGGTTCTGCACCGCGATCTGCACCCCGAGGGAGGGGTCAGGATTGGGGGGAATCCCGTAAGGGGGAGGGGAGCgatttggggaccccccccaagGAGGTTTtcttggggggtgtgtgtgtttctcaCCTCTTGCTGGATCCTGTCCTGCTGTGCCATGATGGCCTCATCATAGGCCAGGCAGTTCACACCTTTGGAGGGGGGATATTGGGGTTCAGGGGGGCCCCCGATTTCATAAGGGCCCCCCATGGTGGTCTGGGGGGAGTGGGGTGAGGTGGGCACCCCCAAAATGCATCCTGGGAGGGGGGTTGGGGAGTGGCAGGACCCTGGGGAAATGCCTCTAGTTGGGGGATTGGGGTGCCAGGGGGAGACTATGGCAGTGTTGGGGGACACCCAACATATAGGGACCTACAGAGCGGTATTGGGGCACAGCAGGAAACTATAGTGGTATTAGGGTGCTATAGGAGACCTATAGGAGACTATTGGGGTGCTATGGGGGGCTATAGGAGGTACTGGGGTGCTGCCGGGAGCCCTACAGGGGTATCAGGGTGCTGAGGGGGCTATGGGGGTGTTATGGGGGAGACCACGGGGGCCCTGGGGTGCTATGGGGGGGCTTTCGGGGTACCGGGGAACCATGGGGGTgctgcgggggaggggggggctgtaGGGGTATTGGAGGCCCTATGGGCAGGAACTGAGCCTGGGCGCGGGGGGGGACCCTGTCCGGGGGTACCCGGGGGGTGCCGGGACGCAGGGGGAGGCCCTGGGGGGCGGCCCCGGTGGGGGTCCCGGCCGGCGCCCGTCGGTACCGTCCGCGTCGCCGCCGAGAGGCTCCGGCTTCTGCTGAGGCTCCTCCGCCGCCATCATCCGCCgcagccccgccccgcgcagcgctTCCGGGTCACCGGCCGCCGCCAGCAGCGCTTCCGGGTCAACCGCCGCCCCGCCGGAAGCGCGCCCGGCCCTTAGCAACCGGCTCCTCCCTCCCTCGGTCTCTGGCCCGCCCCTAGCAACCGCCCGGGTGGGCGAGAGGCCCCGCCCCTGACGACCGCCCCAGCGACAGGCCCCGCCCATGGgggggtgtcctggttttgtggtttttagcGTCAGGCTGCAGCTGGGGTCTGGGTGTTCCTCAGCGCAGTCAAGGCCTCTGGAACCGTTAAGCTGTCACTCAGCGTCCAGCTGActtgtttaaaaatttttttcgGCTGCGGAGGGCCGGAGGCAGCGAGCGGAGCGCCGCGAGAAGTGGGCCAGCGCGTGGTGGAGGGAGGATGTGACCGGTGGCTGCACCGCTGGCCTGTagggtttggtttggtgtttgttttggaGATGGAAAGCCGTGTGCGAGGCAGGATATCGGCACCGGAGCTGGCTTGGGCAAGGTGAGCCCGGGTGGCTGCAGCCGCGGTTCCTTTTCAGGTGAAGTTCGAAGCGTCCCCCGTTGTCTGTGTCCTACAGGTGGCACCCAGGCCTCGACGTGGCGACCGGTAAATGTCAGAGGCGGGGCGGGTGAGCGGCCGCGGTAgcggggcaggaggtgggaaTCGGCGCGGGCAGGCTGCAGGTTCAGGCAGTATCTCAGCACGTGTCTCTTGCTTCGGTTTTTGTAGGTGCCACAGGCAGGCTCGGAGGGGCAAAGCCGCATGGCGGTGAGCGGCCCGAGGACGTGAGGCGCTTGTCAGCCGGGTCAGGGTTCAGTGCAGAGAATCACGGGGCAGCTCCACGAAGCCTTTCTCGTTGATTTTGCAGGTGCCGCGCAGGCAGCCTTTGGAATCGGATTCAGCCCCCGGCCCTCTGAGCGCTGAGCTGAGGATCAGGGACCACTGCCCTACAGTGTGTAATTTTAACTCCAGCTGCAAAGTGGAAATGTTTCTCATTCAgagtttcattttatgaacttTCCATCAGAGTGGATATTCAGAGATTATGTACTTGACAGTAGAAGTCATAGCAACAAgacttttcactgttttttttttaaaaaaaagaattccttCCAAAGACCCAAGCGCAGCACATTTTCCAGAAGTTGATGGCGTCGCTGGTCTTTGGGTTCTCAGTTGTAAGAGTCGAGATGCCATAAAAACGTGTTCCCCTGCAGCGCACCCAAAAGCATTAGCAAATCTGCCAGGCCTTTTTGGTGGCCTTACGCATCGCAGCACTGgggacttgattttttttttcccagaagtaaAACCTCATGGGGGATCTTTTCTCACTGATTTTTCTATCAtaaatgaaacttaaaaaaaaccctaaaatggTATAATTTACAAATTGACTTACATTGTTTAAACGGTAACTGCTAAATAGCTATGGCAGATAATTTGTTCGGTGCACTGAAGCAGTTAGCTGTTTGTTCTAAGCGTTCAAAAAGAGAGGGAACTGAAGGTTACAGGGTTTTTTCCTGACATGTTGTTGGGGTGCTCTCAAGTACTTCATTTCTGTCGCAGTTTCAGTGGCGCGGTTCCTTGGCAGTTCAGCAGCGTCTCTCTTGGCGGTGCAGCTGGCCAGACGTCCCTGCTAATTATGGAACACGCCAAACCCCCTCGTTGAGTTGTACgtgtgtattttggagatagaCAGTGTAATggtatcagctcacagctgggcgAGTTAAATTAACGTAAAATCAAGTACTTatgcatttaataaaaatacttacatAAGCCTATGCACACCTTCTTAGTATAAAGTGAATTACTGACATTTATTAATTGTTTTTTACTTTGCTTGTTAAagttcacttctgattttattgacccagcaagcaggacgtgcagcagcagcagcagcagcagcagcacaagggcCGCGGCGTCGCGGCGGATCCGTCAGCCGTAGGTTGTGATGACGGTACGACCTCGTCCTGCAGCCTCGCAaggttccctccctgcagccctgctgtacggacgggatgagacattccGACGCCAGCAAGAGCGTTTGCTTTTATGGGCAGGATGTGCTCGGGATCGTATCGATCggccttgctggtgatttgaggagttgaaatcgctccggccttgccagggtgtgttgtatgtggagctgaccTGTTCACACAGAGTCTCCCCGAGCTCCACTGCTATCCTGACCCTTGTTCTGATGGAACTtccttctgtgttattttttcaagATGCTGTAataggatttgggttttttgtttttcaggtgtgttgttGTCAGCGTCTCCTGATGCTGACGGGTCCCCCAGGCCAGGTTTGCCTGCCGGCCGCTAACCCCCTGAAGCAGGGCCAGCCCTGTGTCTGGAGAGTCCTGGCTCAGCCTgtgggacaggggctgggggggctgttccacctttattgttctaataGAGCCACCCCTCAGGGTGGGGTGTGTACGTATGTAAATGGCATTATTAAAGTAATGAGTGATCTGCTGTGGGTTATCCCGGGTGGACCCCCTGGTGCGGGTCATCCCCACCCGTGTCCCCCGCCACGTGTTTCTACCCACACGCAGACCCCCCTGCCGTGTCCACCCCAGGTTTTCCCCCCACATGAGGTTTTTCTCTGCCATACACGGTGGGGGAGGGTGGTTTGTGGtgggtgggtgtttttttcttttaaattattaaactacTTCTATCTCAACCcgtgagttttctcactttccccttcccattctctccctgtcctgctggtgGAGAAGAGGAATCAGGGGGTGGGCTCGCCCAGGACGAGCAGCTTCAGGGCTGGGGGTCTGGTGGCAGTGCAGACCCCCGGCGCAGGGCCCGGCAGAGGCTCTCACCACCATTTCCATCTGGACCACAACAGGGTCCGACAGGCCGGAGCGCAGCGAGGGGGCtggtgggagtgtcagctctgtgcagctgtgggagattcagtgtgttaagagtcaaatcatgtgttattggtaaatggttaagaggcaagacggcattggcctgtcagccctgcacagctgtgggagatttgATAATGAAGAGCCAAATAGACATCAGCAAGGGAGCTCAGTGAAGGgctctgctcaggagctctgttttgtgcagGCTTGGCGAAGAGCTGGTCGGTCCTGCGCTGGCTCagagaagtgccagctctgctctgcacaggcctggagaagcagcaaggctttgaggagaaacaggccttggaagagaggtAAGAAACTGCCAGGATGTGCTAAGGTGGATGGAACTGTTTGTTGGAGAGAGGGtcgatgactgtctagttgccgatttgcttattatgaagtaagagcttgaacGAGAGTATAAGTGTGTGTTGTTGTATGAGTACGTATTAACgtgagaaaaagagatattaaagaaaataaacagcccctgccctgcagaaagaaagaagaacattgtgatgtgtgaattattttggctgctacaacttaCTACAATTTAGTATAATTTATTACAGGGGCTGGTGGGCAATGGGGGCCTGTGGAAACAACGCTTCACCCCCAAAACCTgccagaggctgtgcagggcagggggaggatcTGCAGGCGCTGGGGGAGCAGAAACCCCACCCCATCTGGGGTGAGTGGCCTGGGGCAGCCCGAGGACCCCTGGCCCCAGCACTCGTCCATGAAAGGACTTGGGGGTCAtggggaggggtgcagggggggagATGGGGAGACCTGCCATTCGTCATGGTCTGGCTGTCCCAGCACGGTACGGGCGTCCATGCCCACCCCGACCCGTCAAGGGTCCCGCCACTGTCCATGGGAGTACAGGGACCCTCCAGGAGCCccgggtgggtgggtgggtggtgcAGGAAGGGGTTGGAGCaagtggcagggctggggaggggaagctGGGAGCCAGCGAGGGGTGGCCAGACCCGACATCATGGGAGCATCCCGCTCCCCGTGTGCACCCTCACCCCAGGGAGTACtcggggagtttttcagactgtccaaggtctgtcttatcttcactaggcaaggagttacaggtttcaaaacatcttacaagtgggtaatgaatTTATACAAAAGTATAAATtaaattacatacattgcagtaaaatatgggaaaaataaaagctagtaaaacacaagtgatggttaacgttaaaactaaatgtgctactttacaggtccctgtacattagcaagtTCAAGTGTACTTATAGCAACTTCCTTcacactagtgaaagatgcagcttagacaaaatgtaattagtagcgaggatgaaatgctgtgagaatgtttatccaacttcccttgttcagccttgctcaaggctgagaacccaagtgttcggccttgttagaaactcccttggttctcctccccaagccctggccaggctctgggtggaatccaacaggaggatgaaaccagatgtttctgctcaaaacaaagctGCCAGTTATTCTGATTATCTGACTTTtgatatataaggctggacccgtgtggtggtttagcccctgccggggtctgagaccacgcggccgctgcccctcccccacaaagggagtgaaatacaaagccccaagactgaaataaggaaaggtttaatacaacaatgcaatagcaacacaaccaacaacaacaataacagtgatagcaatgaacagagcaaaatagctaccaaatacagcagtgagaagcacgatgtataaaaccacgagtgcaccgcgctcccgcgccaggaaaatgtgacctgccaggatgtgatgtcggcatggtatctgaataacccggctagagctccccccccactgctggggaaacttaaccctatcctggttaaaccaggacaacccaCTTGCTGCGACTCTGGATGCCTCACCTCTGGATGGATGCATCGTggaggacttcccacttgcagggaaaggtactacAAAACCTCGCCGCAACCGGGGCTCCGcggcgactgcgggtctggatgttggtgacgtacgcaagtggtgatggatctttcttaatcactgttctccccactgtgtagtaatgattaggtgcaataccttgcttgttcttatttcctataattaactgtatgtagtaataaagtgtactattctgtacttattgcttattttctgtgttacttggttatatccttaattattaacagtaaaataagcgtACACTTTTCACTCTGGtctctgagtttaattggcatcctcgatcagcaacACAccagaaggtgcaagcagggaattctaaTAGGGTCCGGGTTAGGGTTAGGTCCTCTCTCGgaccctttgtgctgctccctgtCTTGACTATTGATCGCTTCATCTCTCTGTCttgttctctgttcctgtcttttctcacgcgccacctctctgtccttctctctgttgctcttgttggttctaGGTCAGCATcttgctctgtgtccctctcccttccgcagttgtctcctgctctctggctccctgtccctcacctgTCTTCTAGATGCCTCCgtcctgcctcctctctttcctgatccctctggcctgtttcccaTCGCCAGCTTGCCGTTCTTTCTCCACTTCTCTGCCTCggtcctgtccctctcctcatgtctcagttgctgctgtttctttctccattacCACCCCGCTCCCtgtcccttttctcctctctctcctccatcGTCTCCTGAACATTTTGCCTGTAGAGCTCCATACCGCTCTCTGTGGCGTTCTTTCCCGGTATaaccccgtgcccagctccctgtgccATTCTGTCCTGCTCCGTGGCCTTTTCCCTTTCAGCCCGTCCTggtctttcctttctccctctctttgtcccgatccctctccctttctccctctctcgcTCTCCCATCCCCTCAAGCCCTCTGCCTTCTTGACcatctcttgctctccctccttcccaccttccttcctccacatttgatttctctctctctctgttctttcttctctccactcatcattatctctcttcctctgtcttgcTCCCTGACGCTGTTTTACTTccaccctgtccctgcaggactcctccTTCCCTTGCTAGTGATTTCTCCCTCTCTACTTCCACCACGTCTTCTCATCCCTTTTGGCTTCCCAGCCCTTTTCAAACTCTAATGCCCGCACACCTCGCACCCTTTTCGGCAcctacttttttctggcctatagcTGCCCTCCAGCCTCTACTGccctccaacctcccaccctttttcagccttCAGTgttttccggcctctacttcccccAGGTCTCCCGCCCtgttttggcctccacttttttctggcctctacctccctccagcctcccacctccttttggcctcccacccctttttggcctccacttttttctggcctctacttacCTCCAGCCTCCCATCTCTTTTTGGCCTTTCACCCcttttttggcttccacatttttctggcctctatttcccttccagcctcccgTTTCAGCCTCCTGCAGCTTTTCGGTcccctcctttattcaggcctttatgtgctctttgaacttctgaCCCTTTGAcgcccacccagcccttttcTGTGTCCCGCCCCCTTTGGCACTCCACAAGcttctgccctttacttgccctctggcctcccaccctgttttggcctcccatcccttttgggccttcacttttttttctggcatctacttacCTCCAGCCTCTCATCTCTTTTTGGCCACACACCCcttttttggcttccacatttttctggcctctgttTCCCTTCCAGACTCCCGTTTTGGCCTCCTGCAGCTTTTCGGTcccctcctttattcaggcctttatgtgctctttgaccTTCTGATCCTTTgttgcccacccagcccttttctgtgtcccaccccttttggctctccacaagtttctgccctttacttgccctctgccatcacaccccttttcggtctccacttttttctggcctgtatttACCCTACATcatctacttccctccagcctcccaccccacccctaAAGAAAGGCTTTactctttctggcctctactttcctctggcctcccacccagtTTCGGAATCcgctcttttctggcctctacttctctcaagactcccaccccgtttcggcctcccaccatgatttggccaccaattttttctggcctctacttcttgctggcctcccaccctgttttggcctcccaccccaatttgacctccactttttctggcatctaattTCCTCTGACCtcatttcggcctcccactccttttcagcatCCACTggtttctggcctcttcttccctccagcgttccacccctttttggcctccactttttctgacctctacatGCCTCTGGCCTCCCAACAtgttttggactcccaccccattttggcatccaatttttaGCCggactctacttccctccggcctcccaccccttttaggcctcccaccacatttccgcctccaatttcttctggcctctacttcctttTGGCcgcccaccctgtttcagcctcccacagtgatttggcctccaattttttctggcctctacgtctcGCTGGCttccaccctgttttggcctcccacccttttttagACTCcacttttctggcctctactttcttCTGGCCTCCCACCatatttcagcctcccaccccactttggCATCcactattttctggcctctagctccctccggcctcccacatCTTTTCGGCCTACCCCCCCCTTTTTtgcctttcacatttttctggcctctatttcccttccagcctcctgTTTCGGCCTCCTGCACCTTTTCGGcccccctcctttattcaggcctttatgtgctctttgaacttccgaCCCTTTGAcgcccacccagcccttttcCGTCTTCCACCCCTTTTGGCtctccacaagtttctgccctttacttgccctctgCCATCACACCCCTTGTCGGtctctacttttttcttctggcCTATGTTTAccctccagcctctacttccctct
This genomic window contains:
- the OTUB1 gene encoding ubiquitin thioesterase OTUB1, which encodes MMAAEEPQQKPEPLGGDADGVNCLAYDEAIMAQQDRIQQEIAVQNPLVSERLELAVLYKEYAEDDHIYQQKIKDLLQKYSYIRKTRPDGNCFYRAFGFAHLEALLEDGQELQRFKEVSARSKEELVAQGFTEFTIEDFHNTFMELIERVERRVPLPELLAAFNEPSTSDYLVVYLRLLTSGCLQRHRRFFEQFLEGGRSIKEFCQQEVEPMCKESDHIHIIALARALHVSILVEYMDRGEGGATNPHVFPEGSQPRVCLLYRPGHYDILYK